A single window of Solanum dulcamara chromosome 5, daSolDulc1.2, whole genome shotgun sequence DNA harbors:
- the LOC129890247 gene encoding glucan endo-1,3-beta-glucosidase 11, protein MEPSHCSSPPLLLLFLVFFTPTMVSSLGINYGQIANNLPLPENVVPLVKSIGATRIKLYDADPHVLKAFANTGVEFIVSLGNEYLAKMKDPSKAQSWVKSNVQAYLPATKITCIAVGNEVLTFNDTTLTDNLLPAMQSVHTALVNLKLDKQVTVTTAHSLAILQTSYPPSAGAFRRDLVNCVTQIVNFHCKTGSPFLINAYPYFAYKGNPKQVSLDFVLFQPNSGIVDPESNLHYDNMLFAQIDAVHSALSSIGYKNVCVQISETGWPSKGDGDEAGATPENARKYNCNLMKLIGQKKGTPMRPNSDLNIYVFALFNENLKPGPSSERNYGLFKPDGSQAYPLGVPAINAVSTNSSSGGSGSTPSASLPPASSSSGYLAITSDSGTNLSRCESLLLYLVPFISLALRLSFRI, encoded by the exons ATGGAACCCAGTCACTGCTCTTCTCCGCCATTGCTTCTCCTCTTTCTGGTGTTTTTTACCCCAACTATGGTATCTTCTCTCGGCATAAACTACGGTCAAATCGCCAATAATCTTCCCTTACCGGAAAACGTCGTACCCTTGGTCAAATCCATCGGAGCTACCAGAATCAAGCTCTACGATGCTGACCCACATGTCCTCAAAGCCTTTGCTAACACTGGCGTTGAGTTCATCGTCAGTCTTGGCAATGAGTACCTAGCCAAGATGAAAGATCCTTCTAAAGCTCAATCATGGGTTAAATCCAACGTCCAAGCTTACTTACCAGCTACCAAAATCACCTGCATCGCCGTCGGTAATGAAGTTCTCACCTTTAACGATACCACCCTCACCGACAACCTCCTCCCTGCAATGCAAAGTGTCCACACTGCTCTTGTTAATCTCAAGTTGGACAAGCAAGTCACTGTCACCACCGCACATTCTCTTGCTATTCTACAAACTTCCTATCCGCCTTCCGCTGGAGCTTTCCGTCGGGATCTTGTCAACTGTGTTACCCAGATCGTGAATTTCCATTGCAAAACTGGCTCACCTTTTCTGATTAATGCTTATCCTTACTTTGCTTACAAGGGAAATCCGAAGCAGGTCTCCCTTGATTTCGTGCTATTTCAGCCTAACTCTGGTATCGTTGATCCAGAGTCCAATCTCCACTACGACAACATGCTTTTCGCTCAGATCGATGCTGTTCACTCTGCTTTATCTTCCATTGGGTACAAAAACGTCTGCGTACAGATCTCGGAGACTGGATGGCCGTCGAAGGGAGACGGCGACGAAGCCGGAGCTACACCGGAGAATGCTAGGAAATACAACTGTAATCTCATGAAGCTTATTGGTCAGAAGAAGGGTACGCCCATGAGGCCTAACTCGGATTTGAACATATACGTCTTTGCCTTGTTCAATGAGAACCTCAAGCCTGGTCCTAGCTCGGAGCGAAACTATGGCCTTTTCAAGCCCGACGGATCTCAGGCTTACCCCTTAGGAGTCCCGGCAATCAACGCCGTGAGTACTAATAGCAGCTCCGGTGGGTCTGGATCTACGCCATCAGCGTCATTGCCGCCAGCAAGCTCCTCCTCCGGTTATCTAGCCATTACTTCTGATTCG GGGACAAATCTTTCTCGCTGCGAGTCCCTGCTTCTCTACCTTGTCCCTTTTATTTCACTGGCACTCCGCTTGAGCTTTcgaatatga